The following coding sequences are from one Niveibacterium umoris window:
- a CDS encoding diguanylate cyclase, whose protein sequence is MKALVADPSRFMRNVFSSVFAARNVDVVQAENGCQALIALESENIDLACVALELGDMQASDLLMCNRANQRGNVLPFVAITSNRDKAHVDAALAAGFSECFHKSSQAEFEAYIDAWLSKVTRKLSGKVLLIEDTESTAQFCTRIMQTIGLAVEVIKSGELAIEALARRQFTLIVTDFMLAGIKTGLDVIRFVRALEGRPGRTPILALSASDNTARRVEILRAGANDYVQKPVVPEELEVRLRNLITLAELFDRLETQHQMVKDMAQRDRLTGLFNRHRLEELMPELVAEAHKSGGSFSLVVIDLDHFKQINDTYGHAGGDQVLVAVAAALRGTSRPQDIAVRYGGEELLLVLPGIALPQASLGAERLRRHVESLAPDGIPVTCSIGVAALKPGESFESLFKRADAAVYEAKNLGRNQVIAHN, encoded by the coding sequence GTGAAAGCCCTCGTCGCCGACCCATCCCGTTTCATGCGCAACGTGTTTTCGTCGGTATTCGCCGCACGAAACGTCGATGTCGTGCAGGCGGAGAACGGCTGCCAGGCCTTGATTGCGCTGGAGAGCGAGAACATCGATCTGGCGTGTGTGGCGCTCGAGCTGGGCGACATGCAGGCCTCGGATCTGCTGATGTGCAATCGCGCCAACCAACGCGGCAATGTGCTGCCGTTCGTCGCGATTACATCCAACCGCGACAAGGCGCATGTTGATGCTGCGCTCGCGGCCGGATTCTCGGAATGCTTCCACAAGTCCAGTCAGGCGGAGTTCGAGGCCTACATCGATGCCTGGCTGAGCAAAGTCACCCGAAAGCTCAGCGGCAAAGTGCTGCTGATCGAAGACACCGAGTCGACGGCCCAGTTCTGCACCCGGATCATGCAGACCATCGGCCTGGCGGTCGAGGTGATCAAGTCCGGCGAACTGGCGATCGAAGCGCTCGCGCGACGCCAATTCACCCTCATCGTCACCGATTTCATGCTGGCCGGAATCAAGACCGGTCTCGATGTGATCCGCTTCGTGAGGGCGCTGGAAGGCCGGCCCGGCCGCACGCCGATTCTTGCCCTGTCGGCCAGCGACAATACCGCCCGACGGGTGGAGATCTTGCGCGCCGGCGCCAATGATTACGTGCAAAAACCGGTGGTTCCGGAAGAACTCGAAGTGCGGTTGCGCAACCTGATCACGCTGGCCGAATTGTTCGACAGGCTCGAAACGCAGCACCAGATGGTCAAGGACATGGCCCAGCGCGATCGTCTGACCGGCCTGTTCAACCGCCACCGGCTCGAAGAACTGATGCCGGAACTCGTCGCCGAAGCGCACAAATCCGGCGGCAGCTTCTCGCTGGTCGTGATCGATCTCGATCACTTCAAGCAAATCAACGATACATACGGCCATGCGGGTGGCGACCAGGTGCTCGTCGCGGTGGCGGCTGCCTTGCGCGGCACCTCGCGCCCGCAGGACATCGCCGTCCGCTACGGCGGAGAGGAACTGCTGCTGGTGCTGCCAGGCATTGCGCTGCCACAGGCCTCGCTCGGCGCCGAACGTTTGCGGCGCCATGTCGAATCGCTGGCCCCTGACGGAATTCCGGTGACCTGCAGCATTGGTGTCGCGGCACTCAAACCGGGCGAGTCGTTCGAGTCGCTTTTCAAGCGCGCCGACGCAGCCGTGTATGAGGCCAAGAACCTCGGCCGCAATCAGGTGATCGCGCACAACTGA
- a CDS encoding prolyl oligopeptidase family serine peptidase, with product MRLNALGCALLALPALAMAAAPATPEIPVTDVYHGVSVVDPYRWMEDMKSPEFQTWLKAQADYAGGILKQIPGRDALRKRLGELADVGEVTGGYEQAGSQVFFLKRAPGENARKLWVRHGANGAERLLLDPDAMPGEGGHHAIDWYSPSRDGKLIAIGISVGGSENSVMRIMNVASGKFLPDVIDRAGLNEPDGRSMNESGIAWLPDGKHFYYNRHPADERYNKSAVFLHKLGDSADKDVAVFGWGATPSRTFELADLPYVSTAPGSKWLMAEVLHGDSVNRSFWVAPLAKATNGETPWRRLITPEDKVTHAVLVGDALYAITQKNASRRELLKISVATGDRVLALKAGDAVLQELIATADGVVVKALDGGVSKLIQVGKTGQTAELGLPFEGTVREISAASDRSILLRLEGWTRPAQVLRLAGGKVEVTTLQKPLKVDTSGVEARRVMIKSHDGVLVPLSILSQKNPALDGKHPTILSGYGAYGISMEPRFSAVRLAWLERGGVQAVCHVRGGGELGEDWHQGGYIKTKQNTVSDFIACAEWLIANGYTSSSKLAGIGGSAGGITIGGTITQRPELLAAAQSAVGISDMLRMENTPNGPPNIEEFGTVKNPEHFKSMYAISPYHRVKDGVAYPAVIVTTGANDPRVEAWLPGKFAARLQKANPNGKPVILRVDYDAGHGIGSNIGQALDETADVWSFFLWQMGDPAFQPMR from the coding sequence ATGCGACTCAATGCCCTGGGCTGCGCCCTGCTGGCCCTGCCCGCTCTGGCCATGGCCGCTGCACCCGCCACCCCCGAGATCCCGGTAACCGATGTCTACCATGGCGTCAGCGTGGTAGACCCGTATCGCTGGATGGAAGACATGAAGTCTCCGGAATTCCAGACCTGGCTCAAGGCGCAAGCCGACTATGCCGGCGGGATACTCAAGCAGATTCCAGGGCGCGACGCGCTGCGCAAGCGGCTGGGCGAACTGGCGGATGTCGGCGAGGTGACCGGCGGCTATGAACAGGCCGGCAGCCAGGTCTTCTTCCTGAAACGCGCGCCGGGCGAAAACGCGCGCAAGCTTTGGGTGCGTCACGGCGCGAACGGGGCCGAACGCCTGCTGCTCGATCCCGACGCGATGCCGGGCGAAGGCGGCCACCACGCGATCGACTGGTATTCCCCCTCACGCGACGGCAAGCTGATCGCGATCGGCATCTCGGTAGGTGGCTCTGAAAACAGCGTGATGCGGATCATGAACGTCGCTTCCGGCAAGTTCTTGCCCGATGTCATCGACCGCGCCGGCCTCAATGAACCGGACGGCCGCAGCATGAACGAGTCCGGAATCGCGTGGCTGCCGGACGGCAAGCACTTCTACTACAACCGCCATCCGGCCGACGAGCGTTACAACAAGAGCGCGGTGTTCCTGCACAAGCTTGGCGACAGCGCGGACAAGGATGTCGCGGTATTTGGCTGGGGTGCCACACCCTCGCGCACATTCGAACTCGCGGACCTGCCCTATGTCAGTACCGCGCCCGGCTCGAAATGGCTGATGGCCGAAGTCCTGCATGGCGACTCCGTCAACCGCTCGTTCTGGGTCGCGCCGCTTGCCAAGGCTACGAACGGCGAAACGCCGTGGCGCCGCCTGATCACGCCGGAAGACAAGGTCACGCATGCTGTCCTGGTGGGTGACGCGCTCTATGCCATCACGCAGAAGAACGCATCCCGGCGTGAGCTGCTGAAGATCTCGGTGGCCACCGGCGATCGCGTTCTGGCACTCAAGGCGGGGGACGCGGTACTCCAGGAACTGATCGCAACCGCGGACGGTGTGGTCGTGAAGGCGCTCGACGGCGGTGTCAGCAAGCTCATCCAGGTCGGCAAGACCGGCCAGACAGCCGAACTCGGATTGCCCTTCGAAGGCACGGTGCGGGAGATCAGCGCAGCAAGCGACCGCTCGATCCTGCTCCGACTCGAAGGCTGGACCCGCCCCGCGCAAGTGCTGCGACTGGCGGGCGGCAAAGTCGAGGTCACCACACTTCAAAAACCGCTCAAGGTGGACACCTCTGGGGTAGAGGCACGTCGGGTGATGATCAAGAGCCACGACGGCGTCCTGGTGCCGCTGTCGATTCTCTCGCAGAAGAACCCTGCCCTCGACGGCAAGCACCCGACGATCCTCTCCGGCTACGGCGCTTACGGCATCTCGATGGAGCCACGCTTCTCGGCCGTGCGGCTGGCCTGGCTCGAACGCGGCGGCGTGCAGGCGGTCTGCCATGTGCGCGGCGGCGGTGAACTCGGTGAAGATTGGCATCAGGGCGGCTACATCAAGACCAAGCAGAACACTGTTTCGGACTTCATTGCCTGTGCCGAGTGGCTGATCGCCAATGGCTACACGTCGTCGAGCAAGCTCGCCGGAATCGGTGGCAGCGCTGGCGGCATCACGATCGGCGGCACGATCACCCAACGCCCCGAATTGCTTGCTGCCGCGCAAAGCGCAGTCGGCATCTCCGACATGCTGCGCATGGAAAACACGCCGAACGGCCCGCCCAACATCGAAGAGTTCGGCACCGTCAAGAATCCCGAGCACTTCAAGTCGATGTACGCGATCAGCCCCTACCACCGGGTGAAGGATGGCGTTGCGTACCCGGCGGTGATCGTGACCACCGGCGCGAATGACCCGCGTGTCGAAGCCTGGCTGCCCGGCAAATTCGCCGCCCGCCTGCAAAAGGCCAATCCGAACGGCAAGCCGGTGATCTTGCGGGTGGACTACGACGCGGGCCACGGGATTGGTTCGAACATCGGGCAAGCGCTGGACGAAACCGCCGACGTGTGGTCGTTCTTCCTGTGGCAGATGGGGGATCCGGCCTTCCAGCCCATGCGCTGA
- the tssA gene encoding type VI secretion system protein TssA, with translation MNAPHAPADLLAALLAPLPGSNPTGEDLSFSPEFDALDEARREDDASLDQGDWVTTLKVADWRKVIDIATALLNARTKDLRVAARYAEASGRLNGVAGLEAGFRLVAGLLQAFPDTLHPLPEDSDSEERAGALAWLLQRALDVLKAAPLLQTETRSLCWDDYERARSGGNRSDDEHAQEHADLATAWDAATRTTPLTRLEATGQALNALADAIRTLDLISAGVLGDSAPSLRLLRDQHERIHHLINRLIAERGGLSAAASAQHPANDDAPAQSARAGTEHAGQRANRGMSREEAVAMLGQVAAYFRRTEPHSPVAYLAEKAATWANMPLHDWLRQVVKDDGALAHIDELLGVER, from the coding sequence ATGAATGCACCGCACGCCCCCGCCGACTTGCTGGCCGCCCTGCTCGCCCCCTTGCCCGGCAGCAACCCGACCGGCGAAGACCTCTCGTTCTCGCCCGAGTTCGACGCGCTCGACGAAGCCCGCCGCGAGGACGATGCTTCGCTCGATCAGGGCGACTGGGTCACGACGCTGAAAGTTGCCGACTGGCGCAAGGTCATCGACATCGCCACCGCACTGCTGAACGCGCGGACCAAAGACCTGCGGGTCGCCGCCCGTTACGCTGAGGCAAGCGGGCGCCTGAACGGTGTGGCCGGGTTGGAGGCGGGATTCCGGCTGGTCGCAGGCTTGCTGCAGGCCTTCCCGGACACCCTGCATCCACTGCCGGAAGATTCTGACTCCGAAGAACGCGCCGGCGCGCTGGCCTGGCTCCTGCAGCGCGCACTCGACGTGCTCAAGGCCGCGCCGCTGCTGCAAACCGAAACCCGCAGCCTGTGCTGGGACGACTACGAACGCGCGCGCAGCGGGGGTAACCGCAGCGACGATGAACACGCGCAGGAACATGCCGATCTGGCCACCGCCTGGGACGCGGCAACGCGGACCACGCCGCTCACGCGGCTCGAAGCCACCGGCCAAGCGCTCAATGCGCTGGCGGACGCCATTCGCACGCTGGATCTGATCTCCGCCGGGGTACTCGGCGACAGCGCGCCGTCGCTGCGCCTGCTGCGTGACCAGCACGAACGCATCCATCACCTGATCAATCGACTGATCGCGGAGCGCGGTGGCTTGTCGGCCGCGGCATCCGCGCAGCACCCCGCCAACGACGACGCGCCTGCACAGAGCGCTCGCGCAGGCACCGAGCACGCCGGGCAACGCGCAAACCGGGGCATGAGCCGGGAAGAAGCCGTGGCGATGCTGGGTCAGGTCGCCGCCTACTTCCGTCGCACCGAGCCGCACAGCCCCGTCGCCTACCTGGCCGAAAAGGCCGCCACCTGGGCCAACATGCCTCTGCACGACTGGCTGCGTCAGGTGGTCAAGGACGACGGCGCATTGGCGCACATCGACGAACTGCTGGGCGTTGAACGCTGA